DNA from Brassica napus cultivar Da-Ae chromosome C4, Da-Ae, whole genome shotgun sequence:
atcatgcatactcacaCATGATTCTATATCCATAAGTGTCTGCACTAACTGTTGTATCCTTGAGATGAGGGCCAACAACCTTTTAAGGAGCCACAGTAATGAAAAATCAACACCAAGATGTTGGAAATTATTATGAGCTAAAGATAAATAGATCTTTTAAAGAAAATGTTCACTAAAAAAAGTCATCTCTCCTCTTCTatcgtcttcttcttttctcttcttctctgtttatcctgtttctcatctcattttttctgttttttatcACTTTTCTGTCACAATCCGTTAAGTACAACCATGGGCTTAACAAATCTTTTTTCATCAcctttttgtgttgtttattaAGAGAAATGAACTGATGATTTTGTTGGAAGAAAACCTTCATATTTGTAATGGACGATTAACACAAAGGAATGAATGAAGGGATTCATTGAATGTGAGATTGTGTGAAAAGTAGAGAGTATGTATTAATGTGAATGTTAATGAAGATGCATGAATCAAGTTAATTTCTGTAGCGGCACCAGATTAAAGAAGACTATTCAGCTTCCAACTGACATTGATCAGAATCGTTTGTCACCGATTGGATTTCTATTGACAGTTGGCTGAACGAAAATTGTTGCTCAACATCCACTTTCCCTAAGTTTCGTATACAGTTTTTTAGTGAAGATGTATTTGGACCGTAGTAAACACATAAAACCCATTAAACTCAAGAATTAAAGAAAAATTGACTTTTGATTGACCGTGACACGTGTCGTCACCACAGACTCCGAATTAGTGACATGGAATCTGATGTGGATGGCCTAGGAGTGAAGGaaactcttctttatatatatagatagatagatatggCAGTTATCAGAGGTAAAAGCTTACATTAGAAGATACAATTAAAAGAGGTTCAACATACTTTGACAAAGCGTATATGATAAAATTGGGGTATATCCGAGAGATAATTGGGATTTCAATATTTATTGCTAGAATTTAATTCTTTATGTGTGAGAGAATATTAGTCGTTTGTAGAAACAATATCAATTTATTTTGGAAACTAATTTTATAGGTTCGGAACATTTTTAAATTCATATAGAAAGTCAATATTCCCTTTTACAGtgagaattatttttattaaaaatgttttttgaaaaatatatacaacactaaaattaaactatatgatTATACTGTTTGTTAGATCAGAAAGCAACGTTTATAGTATGATTAACAATTTTAATAGAAAGCTACTTTTACTGGTTGATTACAAATTTTGTATGTGTGAGATAATATTGTGTCATAAGTTGTGAATGTGAAAATGGTATCAAAATATAAGTGGCTAACTCaatcaaaatttgtaaaaaagttGTATTGTACCTTACATTGAACTAACCCTTAAACATAATACACTAGTTGTGTTGCATTGTTCTACTTTGAGTTGAGAAATATTTTACacaaataatataaatgatCAATGGAGATTACAATTGGATGGTCTTGTATGAATGATTTATTAGTAAACGTAATCCAAATACACACCATCTTCGACAAGTAACtttttatgataaataaaaataagaactgGAAGAATATTACTGGAACGAtacatgaaaataataaattgtcaCATATGAAATCCTAGTACACTATTTGTAGAGATGCAAGAATCTTACACTTTCGCAATCTTCGGGTAAGTTTTCAAATGTTTCTCCATTAATTTTGTCACAAACTTTCTTTCTCACATcctaaatcatttcattcttaCTCATTTGGTAAATATTTGCTTGATGACCAGTTAGCTTAATATTTGCTTGCTCCTCATAGTATTTTACATTCTTTTGCATTAGATcagaaatatattaatatacaatttttttatacaaatttgaaattaataaaataggtAAATTTAAATATGTACAAATATGACAATCGATAGAATGATGATAGATCCATATTAAGGGAAATTCATTAGAAGGTTAGAGTACTAACTTTATTATCCGTTGTCTTCTCACTCATTTTGTATCCAGCGTAATCAAGTTTAATCTGCATTAGCAATGAATCATTAGTGTAGGAATGATAGAATACACAATAATCGAGGGAATTAGATCAATATTAAAGGGAAATATAGTAAATGGCAAGAGTATTCACTTCATTATCAGTTGACTTCTAAATTGTTTGGTATTCAGAGTATTCAAGATTCATATGTATGACATATTCGAGAAAATTAGTTGATATGTTTGGCAATCAATATAGAtcaaacatatacatataaaacaatCGATAGAATAATGATAGATCAATATTAAGGAAAATAGTGTAGATGACTAGATAACTCACTTTATTATCCATTGCCTTCTCACTCGTTTGGTATTCAGCGTAGTGAAGATTCATCtatgttatatatgaattagTAGTACATGAATGAAGAACATTAAAAAAACAGAGAGTAATTAGAAAGGGATCTCGATTAATTATCACAAATGCATATATAGAtggcaattttttttaaaaaatgtactCTATTAGGAAGAGACGTCGATTCACTATATATGAAATGTTTAGATGGTGAAACTTCCTCTAgaagaataaattaataattttaaaataatatttaataaaaatttcaaatatattataggAATATTCGTGTCTAGTATTCCATATTTGGTGTATTCTCTATTGGGAAAGATTTAGGAAGGTGATAATTGGGAACAATATCAAAACGGAGTTTCAAATTATACATGGTTATCAATCAACCAAACACCTAAACGAAATAACATTAATGATATACACTAAAAAATGATGTCTAACTATATGGAATACGaatccctaaactctaaatcctaaacttcaACATACACAAAACATAATCCATAATTCTTGGAACATATaactttaaaattgaaattacatattatgtaataaatattaaaacatttaaCTTTGAAATTAGAATTAcatattatgtaattttgtgGGACAAACCATATCATCTGTGCTTAAACCATATAACATGCATCATTTGTATAGACAATAATGTCTAAAATAACACATTTTGAGACCATTCAATAGTTATGGACCAAACCGAGATTAGAGGATACAAACCGAGCAAAGTTTGATTAGTATAACCAGAGAGTAGATTAAGAAAAACCAAGATTgataaacaaataattaaaaacggTTCAGAGAAGCAAATCCCGGATAAACCATGTCAGTAAGCTTAGTGATTAATGTTTTCATATAAACTGTTTTTGAATAATAGTATGATACTATTGTATTTTTTAAGTGAAGAAGACTAGGGAGTcagctgataaaaaaaaatctaaaaatatagaataataaCAATACACATATATGATTTAGCACAGTTTTTTTCTGTCGACAGAACTATTCATATAGATAAAAAAGCATATTTCTACAAAAGTATGAAATTACTTTTTAGAAAAGTGGGAATGACTAAATAATCTTTCTAAAATGCCGTCCAGGAAATGGTAATATGAGAAAAGCTATTATGAGAGGACGTGGGAATGAGTTGGAACTAATCCCATTGGATAGATACGACGAAAAAGGGAGCAGATTGATTAGAAACATAAGGTTTAcccaaaataattaaataaaagaagggaataataataaataaagacGGTGGGAAGATATTTTTCGACTAGAAGAAAATATCTTTGATATTTGTTGGtttgaaaaaatatctaaagaGGTTTCAGTCCGCCAAATTGACCGGTGACGACGACGTGGCAACCTTACCACGTGTAAAAGCGTCTACAACTGTATTGTTCTTTTGTCTTTCCGTCTTTCTTTTTcaccttctcctcctccttctctccTTTCTTCTgatatttttctctctctagtctTAACAAGATAGATAGGTAGCAAATGGTTGGTGACTACAGAGAGAACTATAGCCCAAGCTCCGACGATTCTTCTTCTGTAGGGGAAGAGACGACTTCTTCAATGGTATATTTCATATTTCTGTGTTCTCTTTATTATTGCATGTCTGTTTCCTCGCCGGAATCTTcgtctttttcagatctgaataaTTGATATCTCCTTGTTGCAGTATTTTGCGGGGAATGAAGATACGCCTACAGAATGGACCGATGAGAAGCATAGTTTGTATCTTAAATCAATGGAAGCTTCCTTCGTTGATCAGCTGTACAACTCCCTCGGTGCGCTCGGCTCCAAAAACAACAAGGATACTGTCGGACCATCGAGAAGGTTCGGTGATGGTGGAAAACCTTCTGAAGAACAGGTATGAATAGGACACTTTCCCCTGTCTTTTTCCATGTGCGATGTTGTGAAATGATAATGGATTTTAGTCTTgtcttatattttgatattagtTCAAGGTTCTTCGTGATGGTTTCTGGCAGAAGATGAATGTGAGGCAGCCTGAGTATCGTCTCAATGGAAGACACGGTCGTCGCTCTCACGAGTTTCTTAGGAGTCCATGGATCAAGCACTATAAGCCTTCACCAAAGTCCCTAACAGATAAAGGTAGTTCCGAGCTTGAAAATCAAGTTGTTAGCTCAAAGGGCATAGTCATACGCAGCTCTGGTTCAGCATCGAGTCTCAAGCAGATCTTACGAGAAGGCTGCTCTCATTCACGTGACCGGGATCAAATCAGCGTGGGAGAAGGTCCTAGTTATTTCTCTCTCTTCATACATTTATTGTAGATTTGTATACTAAAGTGTTTTCTGTTTGGCTAATGTTTCACAGCAGAAGTATCTGACCAGAACTTTGTCAATGAAGTAACAAAAGGCCAAAACGGAAGCTCCAAGAAGATGAAGACAGTGATAAGTGAATCGTCTAGTACTGATCAGGTGAATTCTTACACCAGTTAGTTTTTGATCATGAATGTGTTCGAGTTTATTGTTCTAAAAGTATTATCTTGTACCTTGGTGTATAGGTTGTTCCACTCAGAAAAAATCCTGCCAATATGATCACTTAAATTCCAAGTCTGTTGCTGGGTAAGGTCATTGAAGCTGGTTACGCAAGGAGAATTTTGTTATGTTTATAGAATTTGAggaactaaaattaaaaaaaaaaagtcaacttACTATGATTAGTAGTTGCATGTGTCTTCATCATATAACCctaactataaatattttatatgcgCATGTGAGTGGATTCATATGTAATGTGAACCTTTTATTTGCATCAAGTTACTTATTAGTTTGTTATTGTTTATTGTTAGTGCCAGTCTAATATAGTCTATAACTTTGAACTTCcattagtatatttatatactatgaTCGATCACTTTGAGTTATAGCCAAATTCCACATTTTGACAAGTTGACGATACCGTTTCATTACCGTCAAGATCCGAATTTGAAATGGACTaaagttatataaataattcATATTAAGACTTGTGCCGACGATGCAACTTTCACAGTTTGTGCTTCTTAAATTCAAAGAAAAATATCTTAAAGTTGAGGAATATGATGTTGGTGGTATGTCTCACCTAGCATCCATAATTTCGTCAGCAATTGTCATGTCGATCCTCACGTAAGAAATAACAATTGTATAACACATGTGAGCCAATTTGCCACTTTAAACAAAACTAATTtcgaagaaaaatatatattttttttcacttCTAATACCTTTATGGAGATTATCATTATGCATGTGGTTGAAACAATACCGTTATGGATATTATCTCCAatcaaataaaagaaacaagatGAAGTCTTCTTATATCTCACCTTTGCCCGGCCATCAGCCAGCCCAAAGATGATGGCGATGTAAGTTGGGTTGAGAACCATGAATCCATATATTCTGTTATAACTCCTAACACTACTGTGTATTAATGAGGATGTATGTGCACAATCGAGCTACCTATAAGAGCACTACGTACAGTtgaaaaatcaataaattaatacttgataaattaataatttcgataaattaataaatttcgccGGTTATAATCTGGggtggttcaaaatttgacaaaaatcgataaaataataaaataataattttttagaaaatttatgtaaatatgTAGTTccattaatattataaattaataatttatatgcatatatattttatataagtaagaacttattattatattgtttgttttaaattcacaatgaaattatctttatattttcttaacacttaatatatttataatgagatttagtaatattatatctaaaaccacattttaGTTATAtggaatatattatataaaccaaataatataataaaattaatataaatatcaaattaaaaaaaaacaattaatgtctatacactaaaatcaaatatattttttaatcttagAACAAATAcatcttaaaataagaaatctaaataaattttttttttataaattaatatctttataaattaataaaatatcaaaatcctAACATTACTAATTTATAGAAGTTCTATCGTATATGGTTATTCTATCCCACGATTAGATAATATACTAACTGAGTTGAATGAACCAAAAGTGTTTTGAAAGATTAATAAAAGAAAGATGTGTTCTCGATGATTGATTTCAAAGAGTTATTTGaagtttttgttatttaatatacGTTTCATATGAAATCacttttatgtattaaaaatatatgttttaaatttagtaaatatttcctttttattatatgtcttttagtaaaatataaataaaagtaaactataattataaagttagctaaaaatcatttaaaaagaaaattaaattattttttaataatgacaaatagatataattattttaattcatgAATGGTTTTTATGTAATTAAACATTCTGAAATTTAATGAGAGTGCGACACATAAAATACTgaattctcaaataatatagagatatatattaaaaatatatattaaaattagttAGATTACTGAGAGATCTTTTTCTTAAtcatcttttatttaaaaaaaatgatttaggTAAACATTTTTTAGTAGTGCATGTTCAAAGTATGAAATTTAACTTACTAAATTATCTACTGATCTAAATCGTTCTTATCTTGACAGAGTAACTTTTATAACtaataaacataaaatgaaGTGAGAATATTTGTTCCTTATATTGcctttttaatttagttatgcAGTTTATGGCCAGATTTCTTACTTCATTTGGCTGAAGTGCTtactaaaattagttttttttattattattgcatGTTACCTTTTGATTCACTGAATCTTGTGAGAAAAAGATTCTTGTTTGTTGCATAAATTTGGGTCTACCTCTATTTTTACAAATGGGTTTTGGactcttatttttcttattgtttTGTATGATCTGATCTGATACTACAGAGTTAGTTTCTGGGACGGCGGTGCTCTGATCGCAAAAACTCTTACATTTCAAGGTAAAATCGTTTTCTAAGGCCGTAGACATCTTTTCTCTTATTGAagttttttctctaaaaattatattcattactAAACTCTGATATATAGCAGGTGATATCATTTGATTGGATTCTGCCAAAATGGATAATAACTGGAATTTTAAAACCATGGGGACTGGTCCGCGGGGAGCGATGAGCAGACTACCGGTTAGTGCTCCTTTGAGCCAACAAGGATCACTATACTCAAGGACACTAGACCAGATTCAGAACAACTTAGGAAAAGATTATGGGTCAATGAACATGGAAGAATTGCTTATGAGTATATATAGTGCTGAAGGAACACAAGGCGTAGTTCCAACTAACGGTGTGAACGAGGGATTACAGAGGCAAGGGTCAATAACTCTGCCTAGAATACTTAGCCAAAAGACTGTTGATGAAGTTTGGAAATATATCACAGAGGAAGAACAACACCCCAGCAATGATGGAGGAAGAACAAACATTCCTCAGATTCAGAAGCAGCCAACTTTAGGAGATATCACTCTGGAACAATTTTTAACCCGTGCTGTGGCCATTCATCACCCATCATCGATTTCGGGTATTCCAAACACAAGTTTGAGTGTGGAGTTTCAGCAGAAACCAGTGGTTTCTGATGTGCTGGGCAATATTAATACTGTTCCAAGTAATATAATTCATGGTCCTTATTTGAATACAAATGTGAATGGGTCTACGTCTGGACAAGAACAAAAACAACATAACCCGTTTCAACCGCAACAACCTATCATGTCGAAACCACATGGTTATGGTTATGGAACACACGTCGCATTTACGAGTGACCAGGTTAATGCTCATGGTATAAGAGATAGTTACATGGAAACTGGAGACAAAAGTAACCATGAAAATAACGTAACTTTGGTCCAAAGCGTTGCACCAGCTCCTGGTGGAGCCATGGGTGTAGAAGTATGTTCTCAAATTACGCCATTTCCAGTATTAGATGGGATACCGAAGATTAATGCTGGTTCATCAATAGTATCACCGTTTACATTCACCACTACTGTAAGTAATAGCGTGAGGGATAGGAACAGGAACAATGGCATTGCCGCGGAGAAGAAACTAGTGGAGAAAACACACAGGAGAAAGATAAAGAACCGTGAATCAGCAGCACGATCACGAGCTCGAaagatggtaaaaaaaaagaagtttgacATCTTCTTATATACACGTCTTGATTGTTTGATTATGTTAATACAGCAAACCTTATCGTTTTGCTTTTATAGCTTCAAACTATGGAGCTTGAAGCTGAAGCTGAAAAGTTAAGGAAAGAGAATCATGAGCTACTAAAAAACCAGGTAAGTAACAATGTCATAACATTTGCATTTACATATGCAAATGTTACGAAGAACACGTCTACATTTGCTTCCCTAATACTTTTTCACGACAACTTTTTAATGATCGACAGGCAAAAATTATGTCGGAAATGCAAACCAAACTGGTAATCTATATAACTTATACTCACTTTTTCGGTTTGCACTTTTGGGTGTGTTTGTTCATGTaatttatcaaactatatatgtTTGTAATACATCTTATTTTACTTCAGGGATGTCAAAGtgggttttgttttaaataaaaataataattagactAAAAAAGATTAGTAATTTAAAGCTTTAAAACTTTGTTCTAACTTTAGTTATCTAAATTGGTAACAGGGGAAAGAGATAACTAACGGATCCAGGAAACGGCTGAGGAGAACGAAATCGAACATTCAGTGATCAGTAGTAGGGGTTCGAGGATTATACCTTATAAATTTGTGTGTTCTTCATATTATGTTTCTGCTTATTTATGACCAAATTAGCTACTATTTATAAGTCGCTGTGACATTGTTTTTTTGGGTACCGTTAGACGATCATATGATTGTCATGGTTTAGGGACGTATCAAAAATCTACTATTACCCAGAGACAGATAATAATTAGTGACATTGCTTtatttttataagaatataatagTAATCTAAAAACGAAAGTATGTATCAAATCCGTTTTAAATAGAGATGTCAGTTGGGCTTTGCAGACTTGAAAAGCTTCCCAATAAATTTTCCAAACACTTATCACATTTTGGTTTCCCAATCATAGGTTAAGACTTTCTCCTACTCATACTTGCTCATACATCAATAGCCAAGAGTCGAGCAAATTAAATCTATTTAACCTCGTCCAGATAATCAGATGAATTCACAACAAGGCATACAACCAGTGTGAGTCTCTTGATCGCACCGTTTACCACATTGGATCACATAAGTGACTTGAAAACTTATCCATCATTGGATCTTTCTTGTTCATGTTCCCTAAACCAATAATAAAAACTGTTCCATGATCCATCATACCAACAATAATATAGAATGTGGAACCGGGCAGGacaaaaattgttatcttaAAAAGCTTTGTTTGTAACAGCAGGGAAACATAATATAGAGAAATGAGTGGCGATGTAATCTCTAACATGGATAACCCGAGGCACATCCCCTATCCTTCCATGAGATCATTTTCCGGTGATCTCTGCCTCTGAATGATCTCACAAGAAGCTTACCGTCTACAGGCTTGCACAAACCGACATCAACCACACTTGTGGCTGTTCCTCTTTTGGATGGGTCGTCCATGTAATAGTCGAACAACATTGCCAAGCATCTGATCTGATGAGATATGAGATAATTTTCTTGATCTGAAGGTACAATCTTCAACATATGAAGGTTCACCTGATACAACCAAGAAAAGGTTAAGAAGCTAGCACTGTTGGTTTCATCGAGTAAAAATTGGTATACTGTTTACCTCTGCTTCCATAGCACGCAGTTCGTTGTAATGATCGCTCTCACTTGTCCAGTTGTCATTTCCAGAAGAAGTATGGAGAGACAGAGAAAAGAAAGGAGGTCTAAGAGGATACTCCATGCTAATCTGGACCTGCAAatacaaatcaattttaaaacttttgaggaagaaaaatataaaaggaatATAGTGTTTTTAGAATATGTACCGTTGCTTCTAACTTCCACAATTTTCCATCATCTGTTTTCCTGGAGAAGACAAGTGCAAACTCCCTTGCACCATAATCTACCCATGAATTATCAGCTTTCACAGAGCCCAACGCTTCAACACGCGCTTCGTTTTTCCCAGCTGGCTCATCTACTTCACTATCATCATCCAAAACAAGATCCAAATCATCTTCATACTTTTTGAAACTCGGTGACTTTCCTTTACTGCTAATTG
Protein-coding regions in this window:
- the LOC106390157 gene encoding cold-regulated protein 27 isoform X4 codes for the protein MVGDYRENYSPSSDDSSSVGEETTSSMYFAGNEDTPTEWTDEKHSLYLKSMEASFVDQLYNSLGALGSKNNKDTVGPSRRFGDGGKPSEEQFKVLRDGFWQKMNVRQPEYRLNGRHGRRSHEFLRSPWIKHYKPSPKSLTDKGSSELENQVVSSKGIVIRSSGSASSLKQILREGCSHSRDRDQISVGEVTKGQNGSSKKMKTVISESSSTDQVVPLRKNPANMIT
- the LOC106395791 gene encoding ABSCISIC ACID-INSENSITIVE 5-like protein 8; translation: MDNNWNFKTMGTGPRGAMSRLPVSAPLSQQGSLYSRTLDQIQNNLGKDYGSMNMEELLMSIYSAEGTQGVVPTNGVNEGLQRQGSITLPRILSQKTVDEVWKYITEEEQHPSNDGGRTNIPQIQKQPTLGDITLEQFLTRAVAIHHPSSISGIPNTSLSVEFQQKPVVSDVLGNINTVPSNIIHGPYLNTNVNGSTSGQEQKQHNPFQPQQPIMSKPHGYGYGTHVAFTSDQVNAHGIRDSYMETGDKSNHENNVTLVQSVAPAPGGAMGVEVCSQITPFPVLDGIPKINAGSSIVSPFTFTTTVSNSVRDRNRNNGIAAEKKLVEKTHRRKIKNRESAARSRARKMLQTMELEAEAEKLRKENHELLKNQAKIMSEMQTKLGKEITNGSRKRLRRTKSNIQ
- the LOC106390157 gene encoding cold-regulated protein 27 isoform X5 yields the protein MVGDYRENYSPSSDDSSSVGEETTSSMYFAGNEDTPTEWTDEKHSLYLKSMEASFVDQLYNSLGALGSKNNKDTVGPSRRFGDGGKPSEEQKMNVRQPEYRLNGRHGRRSHEFLRSPWIKHYKPSPKSLTDKGSSELENQVVSSKGIVIRSSGSASSLKQILREGCSHSRDRDQISVGEEVSDQNFVNEVTKGQNGSSKKMKTVISESSSTDQVVPLRKNPANMIT
- the LOC106390157 gene encoding cold-regulated protein 27 isoform X3 yields the protein MVGDYRENYSPSSDDSSSVGEETTSSMYFAGNEDTPTEWTDEKHSLYLKSMEASFVDQLYNSLGALGSKNNKDTVGPSRRFGDGGKPSEEQKMNVRQPEYRLNGRHGRRSHEFLRSPWIKHYKPSPKSLTDKGSSELENQVVSSKGIVIRSSGSASSLKQILREGCSHSRDRDQISVGEAEVSDQNFVNEVTKGQNGSSKKMKTVISESSSTDQVVPLRKNPANMIT
- the LOC106390157 gene encoding cold-regulated protein 27 isoform X1, giving the protein MVGDYRENYSPSSDDSSSVGEETTSSMYFAGNEDTPTEWTDEKHSLYLKSMEASFVDQLYNSLGALGSKNNKDTVGPSRRFGDGGKPSEEQFKVLRDGFWQKMNVRQPEYRLNGRHGRRSHEFLRSPWIKHYKPSPKSLTDKGSSELENQVVSSKGIVIRSSGSASSLKQILREGCSHSRDRDQISVGEAEVSDQNFVNEVTKGQNGSSKKMKTVISESSSTDQVVPLRKNPANMIT
- the LOC106390157 gene encoding cold-regulated protein 27 isoform X2 → MVGDYRENYSPSSDDSSSVGEETTSSMYFAGNEDTPTEWTDEKHSLYLKSMEASFVDQLYNSLGALGSKNNKDTVGPSRRFGDGGKPSEEQFKVLRDGFWQKMNVRQPEYRLNGRHGRRSHEFLRSPWIKHYKPSPKSLTDKGSSELENQVVSSKGIVIRSSGSASSLKQILREGCSHSRDRDQISVGEEVSDQNFVNEVTKGQNGSSKKMKTVISESSSTDQVVPLRKNPANMIT